In a single window of the Ignavibacteriales bacterium genome:
- the pyrR gene encoding bifunctional pyr operon transcriptional regulator/uracil phosphoribosyltransferase PyrR yields the protein MNIKATIIDEEGMNRTVTRLAHEILERNKGSKNLVIIGMRTRGEFISKRILAKIAEIDNSIPANGVLDVTLYRDDFRMRLKQPQVSVTNITFDVNEKDVILIDDVLYTGRTVRAALDALMDLGRSSTIQLCVLVDRGHRELPIKADFIGKNIPTSINEEVRVKMKEIDGEDAVYLVDISDDKAKS from the coding sequence ATGAACATAAAAGCAACAATAATTGATGAAGAGGGGATGAACCGTACAGTTACGCGTTTGGCACACGAAATCCTTGAACGGAATAAAGGATCGAAAAATCTTGTGATAATTGGAATGCGAACCCGTGGTGAATTTATTTCTAAAAGAATTTTGGCAAAGATTGCCGAAATCGATAACTCCATTCCTGCAAATGGAGTTTTGGATGTTACTCTTTACCGTGATGATTTTAGAATGCGCTTAAAGCAACCACAGGTTTCAGTTACTAACATTACTTTCGATGTTAATGAAAAAGATGTAATTCTGATTGATGATGTGCTTTATACAGGAAGAACTGTCCGCGCAGCATTGGATGCTTTGATGGATCTTGGTCGTTCGAGTACAATTCAATTATGTGTGCTGGTGGATAGAGGACATCGGGAGCTGCCAATTAAAGCTGATTTCATCGGAAAGAATATTCCAACTTCAATTAACGAAGAGGTTCGCGTTAAGATGAAAGAAATTGATGGAGAAGACGCGGTTTATTTGGTAGATATTTCTGATGATAAGGCGAAAAGCTGA
- a CDS encoding YajQ family cyclic di-GMP-binding protein codes for MAQSSFDIVSEIDFQEVDNALNQAIKEIHQRYDLKDSNTTLELNKKDKLININTKDDYSRKASIDILQTKFIKRGLSLKSMKFSEPEPAANGRLKQKIDLQSGISKDNAKIIVKMIKDAKLKVNSQIMDEIIRVTGAKKDDLQEVIKMVKEADLTFPTQFTNYK; via the coding sequence ATGGCACAAAGTTCATTCGACATTGTTTCTGAAATTGACTTTCAAGAAGTTGATAATGCGCTTAACCAGGCAATCAAAGAAATCCATCAGCGTTACGACTTGAAAGATTCCAATACTACTCTCGAGTTAAACAAAAAGGACAAGCTAATTAACATCAATACAAAGGATGATTATTCCCGAAAAGCTTCAATTGATATTCTTCAAACAAAATTTATTAAACGCGGACTCTCTTTAAAGTCTATGAAATTCAGTGAACCCGAACCAGCAGCAAACGGCCGACTGAAACAAAAAATAGATCTTCAAAGTGGAATTTCTAAAGACAATGCTAAAATAATAGTAAAGATGATTAAAGATGCTAAACTAAAAGTTAATTCCCAGATAATGGATGAAATTATTCGTGTTACCGGCGCTAAAAAAGACGATCTGCAAGAAGTTATAAAAATGGTTAAAGAGGCTGACTTAACTTTTCCAACTCAATTTACAAACTACAAATGA
- a CDS encoding carboxypeptidase regulatory-like domain-containing protein: MSMVTRKISLVIFLLFLISCIAYGQGLTTAAMNGVIADKDGNSLAGATVVAQHVPSGTQFGTTTRLNGSWNLLNLRVGGPYALKVSFVGYKTQTIENIDLKLGQNLRVDFTLAEEAVQLSGVSVTAERNAILSTSRTGASTNIDLGQIKAFPTISRSFSDYAKFTPQVSGSGNSERGGYAAGRNNRYNNIQIDGTQYNDLFGLGTTGAPGGQAFTNPISLDAIQEFQVVIAPYDVRYGGFTGGGVNAITRAGTNNFSGSAYYFGRNQNFVGISPDALRAKLSKFTEYQTGFRIGGPILKDKMFFFLNGELTKRNSPTSQISLTQSSVKNAETLAIDFANILKNQYGYNPGSYSDMTLERPSGKLFARLDFNISDNHKLTLRDNYVNASDDITGLSITNLIFSSRNYKFKSTTNSAAAQLMSTFGNNMSNEFIVGYTTIRDKREIPGSPFPQIDVRQFSNLTLSAGTEQFSGANKLNQDIIEITDNFSYLWGNHVFTIGTHNEFFKFFNLFVRNYYGYYVFDNLDSLRNGHPTSYEHSYSPTGDPEPAAKFNAVQLGGYIQDEWRVSPNLKLTLGVRVDVPSFPDKPATNDSVAKYFGSLGYGTDIVPKSKLLFSPRVGFNYDVMGDRSTLLRGGVGIFTGRIPYVWISNQYGNTGILLNETTGDKTTPFITDVTKIPVAGSKGVSASKRAEINLSDPDLKMPQLLRFNLGFDKQLPFDFVGTVELLYSKSINDMIYQDANIGKATGNLYDGRPIYTKPVSSANFTRVMVIKNTSKGYQYSLSVQLQRQGFKDGVYANVGYTYGRAFDQNSVVSSQARSQYRFNPIDGDPNDPKLTRSNFEVRHRLFVALSYIAQFAENWNTTFSLFINGQSGRPFAYTYSGDINKDGHDGNDLIYIPKDKNDIYLGSIDKTTKAFVSASASNYDALDRYIGRDDYLKDHRGEIAERNSNVEPWFTEVDLRIAQNIPIFASHSFELTLDLLNVLNLLNPDQWGWVKTVNYTDNLITYVGDGKVNAGTPQEKTVQVFSFKDKPNPYQKDNILSRWQMQLGIRYSF; encoded by the coding sequence ATGAGTATGGTTACAAGAAAGATTTCATTAGTTATATTCCTGTTGTTTTTAATTAGTTGCATTGCATATGGGCAGGGATTAACAACTGCCGCTATGAATGGCGTTATTGCTGATAAGGATGGTAATTCTTTAGCTGGGGCAACAGTTGTGGCACAGCATGTTCCTTCTGGTACACAATTCGGAACCACAACTCGATTAAATGGTTCATGGAATTTACTAAACCTTCGTGTTGGTGGTCCTTATGCACTTAAGGTTTCTTTTGTCGGTTATAAAACTCAGACTATTGAAAACATTGATCTTAAACTTGGACAAAATCTTAGAGTCGATTTTACGCTTGCAGAAGAAGCGGTTCAACTTAGTGGTGTAAGTGTTACAGCAGAAAGGAACGCAATTCTTAGTACATCACGAACTGGTGCATCTACTAACATTGATTTAGGTCAGATCAAAGCATTCCCAACTATTTCAAGAAGTTTCTCAGATTATGCTAAGTTCACACCACAAGTTTCTGGAAGTGGTAATTCAGAAAGAGGAGGATATGCTGCAGGAAGAAATAACCGTTATAATAATATTCAGATTGATGGTACACAATACAATGATTTATTTGGATTAGGAACCACTGGTGCACCTGGAGGACAGGCTTTTACTAACCCAATTAGTTTGGATGCAATCCAGGAATTTCAGGTTGTTATTGCTCCTTACGATGTTAGGTACGGAGGTTTTACTGGTGGAGGTGTAAACGCAATCACGCGAGCTGGCACTAACAATTTTAGTGGTTCCGCATATTATTTTGGAAGAAATCAGAACTTTGTTGGTATTAGTCCCGATGCTTTACGCGCAAAATTAAGCAAGTTCACAGAATATCAAACTGGTTTTAGAATTGGTGGACCTATATTAAAAGACAAAATGTTTTTCTTTTTAAATGGTGAATTAACTAAACGCAACTCACCTACTTCACAAATATCATTAACACAAAGTTCTGTAAAAAATGCTGAAACATTAGCAATTGATTTTGCAAATATTCTAAAGAATCAATATGGATATAATCCTGGAAGTTACAGCGATATGACTTTGGAAAGACCATCTGGTAAATTATTCGCACGGTTAGATTTTAATATTTCTGATAATCATAAATTAACTTTGCGCGATAATTATGTTAATGCTTCGGATGATATTACTGGTTTAAGCATTACTAATCTTATATTCTCCAGCAGAAACTATAAATTTAAAAGTACAACCAATTCTGCTGCTGCACAGTTGATGAGCACTTTCGGTAACAACATGTCTAATGAGTTTATTGTTGGGTATACTACAATCCGCGATAAACGTGAAATACCTGGCAGCCCATTTCCTCAAATAGATGTAAGACAGTTTTCCAATCTTACCTTATCTGCCGGTACTGAACAATTTTCGGGCGCAAATAAATTAAATCAGGATATTATTGAAATTACAGATAACTTTTCCTATCTGTGGGGCAACCATGTTTTTACAATTGGTACTCACAATGAATTTTTCAAATTCTTTAACTTATTTGTTCGTAATTACTATGGCTACTATGTTTTTGACAACCTGGATAGCTTGAGAAATGGACATCCAACAAGTTATGAACATTCATATTCACCTACGGGTGATCCTGAACCGGCTGCAAAATTTAATGCAGTACAATTAGGCGGTTATATTCAGGATGAATGGAGAGTTTCACCTAATTTAAAATTAACACTTGGTGTTAGGGTAGATGTTCCTTCCTTCCCGGATAAACCAGCAACAAATGATTCTGTTGCAAAATATTTTGGTTCTCTGGGATATGGAACGGACATTGTTCCTAAATCAAAATTATTGTTCTCGCCACGCGTCGGATTTAATTACGATGTTATGGGAGACCGCTCAACATTATTACGTGGTGGCGTTGGAATATTTACTGGACGAATTCCTTACGTTTGGATTTCAAACCAATATGGTAACACAGGTATTCTGTTAAATGAAACTACTGGCGATAAAACTACTCCGTTTATAACCGATGTAACTAAGATACCCGTGGCTGGTTCGAAGGGTGTTAGTGCAAGCAAAAGAGCGGAAATCAATTTGTCAGATCCAGATTTGAAAATGCCTCAATTGCTAAGATTTAACTTAGGATTTGATAAACAGCTTCCGTTTGATTTTGTTGGAACTGTGGAGTTATTATATTCCAAATCAATTAATGATATGATTTATCAGGATGCTAATATTGGAAAGGCAACTGGTAATTTATACGATGGAAGACCGATATATACAAAACCAGTTAGTTCAGCAAACTTTACTAGAGTTATGGTAATTAAGAATACAAGCAAAGGTTACCAATATAGCTTATCTGTACAATTACAGAGACAAGGATTTAAGGATGGAGTATATGCTAACGTAGGCTATACATATGGAAGAGCTTTCGATCAGAATAGTGTTGTATCCAGTCAGGCTCGTTCACAATACAGATTCAATCCAATTGATGGCGACCCTAATGACCCTAAATTAACCAGATCTAATTTTGAAGTTAGACATCGTCTTTTTGTTGCTCTTTCATACATAGCACAGTTTGCAGAGAATTGGAATACAACATTCTCTTTATTCATTAATGGTCAATCGGGACGTCCATTTGCTTATACTTATTCAGGTGATATTAATAAAGACGGACATGATGGAAATGATCTTATCTATATTCCAAAAGACAAAAATGATATATACTTAGGTTCTATTGATAAAACCACTAAGGCTTTTGTATCTGCAAGCGCTTCTAATTATGATGCTTTGGACAGATACATTGGAAGAGATGATTATTTGAAAGATCACCGTGGGGAAATTGCTGAGCGCAATAGTAATGTTGAACCTTGGTTTACCGAAGTAGATTTAAGAATCGCTCAGAATATTCCAATATTTGCAAGTCATAGTTTTGAATTGACTCTTGATTTATTAAATGTTCTTAACTTGCTAAATCCGGATCAATGGGGATGGGTAAAAACAGTTAATTATACTGATAATCTTATAACTTATGTCGGTGATGGAAAGGTAAATGCTGGAACTCCACAAGAAAAAACTGTTCAAGTATTTAGTTTTAAAGATAAACCAAATCCATATCAGAAAGACAATATTCTTTCCCGCTGGCAAATGCAGTTGGGTATCCGATATTCTTTCTAA
- a CDS encoding OmpA family protein gives MKILLVLFVAFGFVVSEAQEKLFDGVESSIKEAENQSANILCAKDYEDALEHYTKAKTYFKDGNAIEEVQNELNETSQIITVINTSLVDRVKVFNLIVNARKDAISARGEKYTPVLFSIAENEFKNVVSDYSDGDVENITSSIQKIVLSYDKVKNYSNYADSLIYRWQPFQDAVSSLANLLSPTEYTEGLLKFNNAVENLAEGDEKNITDGFIINAGVLFNNATSNSKTFTSKYPDVIQIRKEAQTEGAETYAASLWTEAEETLADAGLAFENNEYEKGREKAIEAKEKYLSAKNLASGKESNSESENFSLSRNSWSFGFGFSYPRFISSNLTPSEGGYGGFLSLQRNFTEHVGLRLLGNYIHMEGKIGSFKQGTNLLSGNLDLLYYFVPCESVSPFISIGVGSIYYTFNQKFPEGSNKKYFLEYQLNFGFGVEWTLGKDWKLKSELDYHTPTNSNLDGIAGPNPGAGILGGSSDTYMSFDIGLVYYFAKGERSRLCDLYTGISTQGSNINYDKIEGIVKKYQSKPSDTVDYAKIDEIVKKYRGSIVASGRENLILVGVNFEFNSTRLNPESYPTLNDAVQILMQNPALKVEIQGHTDNIGSDSKNLNLSIARADTIKEYLISKGVESNRLSTVGFGSKKPVSDNKTEYGRSLNRRIEFKILN, from the coding sequence ATGAAGATCTTATTAGTTTTATTTGTCGCATTTGGTTTTGTTGTAAGTGAAGCGCAAGAAAAACTTTTTGATGGAGTGGAATCTTCAATAAAGGAAGCCGAAAATCAAAGTGCAAATATTCTTTGTGCAAAAGATTATGAAGATGCGCTTGAACATTATACCAAAGCTAAGACATACTTCAAAGATGGAAACGCTATTGAAGAAGTTCAAAACGAATTGAATGAAACCTCTCAAATTATAACCGTTATTAATACAAGTCTTGTCGATAGAGTGAAAGTTTTCAATCTTATTGTTAATGCCCGAAAAGATGCTATTTCTGCACGAGGCGAAAAATACACTCCCGTTTTATTTTCTATTGCCGAAAATGAGTTTAAAAATGTGGTTTCAGATTATTCTGATGGAGATGTTGAGAATATAACTTCTTCAATTCAAAAAATTGTTTTATCATATGACAAAGTAAAAAACTATTCTAATTACGCTGATAGTCTTATTTATAGATGGCAGCCTTTTCAGGATGCTGTTAGTTCACTTGCTAATTTATTATCACCCACTGAATATACTGAAGGTCTTTTAAAATTTAACAATGCAGTTGAAAACCTTGCTGAAGGAGATGAAAAGAACATTACTGATGGCTTTATTATCAATGCAGGTGTCCTTTTTAATAATGCCACTTCAAACTCTAAAACATTTACTTCGAAATATCCGGATGTAATTCAGATAAGAAAGGAAGCCCAAACTGAAGGTGCTGAAACTTATGCTGCAAGTTTGTGGACTGAAGCTGAAGAAACTCTTGCAGATGCGGGACTTGCATTCGAAAATAATGAATATGAAAAAGGGCGCGAAAAGGCTATTGAAGCAAAAGAAAAATATTTGAGTGCTAAAAATCTTGCTTCAGGAAAGGAATCTAATTCTGAATCTGAAAATTTTTCTCTCTCGCGTAATAGCTGGTCTTTTGGTTTTGGATTTAGTTATCCGAGGTTTATTAGTTCAAACCTAACTCCTTCTGAAGGTGGTTATGGTGGTTTTCTTTCTTTACAAAGAAATTTTACTGAACATGTTGGCTTAAGATTACTGGGTAACTATATTCATATGGAAGGGAAAATTGGAAGTTTTAAACAAGGTACTAATCTACTTTCGGGTAATCTCGATTTACTTTATTACTTCGTTCCTTGCGAATCCGTTTCGCCGTTCATCTCTATTGGCGTTGGCAGCATTTACTATACATTTAATCAAAAATTTCCGGAAGGAAGTAATAAAAAATATTTTTTGGAATATCAACTAAACTTTGGATTTGGAGTTGAATGGACTCTTGGAAAAGACTGGAAATTGAAAAGTGAATTGGATTACCACACACCAACAAATTCTAATTTAGATGGAATCGCAGGTCCGAATCCTGGTGCAGGTATTTTAGGCGGTTCAAGCGATACTTACATGAGTTTTGATATTGGTTTAGTTTATTATTTTGCAAAAGGAGAGCGTTCAAGATTGTGCGATTTGTACACCGGTATTTCCACGCAGGGCTCAAATATCAATTATGATAAAATTGAAGGCATTGTTAAAAAATATCAATCAAAGCCGAGTGATACTGTCGATTATGCTAAGATTGATGAGATTGTTAAAAAGTATCGAGGAAGTATTGTTGCCTCAGGAAGAGAAAATTTGATTTTAGTTGGTGTTAATTTTGAGTTTAATAGTACAAGATTAAACCCAGAATCATATCCAACGCTTAACGATGCAGTTCAAATACTAATGCAAAATCCCGCATTAAAAGTTGAGATTCAAGGTCATACAGATAATATTGGTTCCGATTCAAAAAATCTAAATCTTTCGATTGCAAGAGCAGATACAATAAAAGAATATCTTATATCCAAAGGAGTTGAATCAAACAGATTATCAACTGTTGGTTTCGGTAGCAAGAAACCAGTATCCGATAACAAAACAGAATATGGTAGAAGTTTGAACAGAAGGATTGAGTTCAAAATTCTGAACTAA
- a CDS encoding nucleotidyltransferase domain-containing protein → MYSQENINQIIKKLIEFISEELEIKGVYLFGSYANGNPEDYSDIDLAIISDDFDGDRFSDRKRLNKFIIKTSLDIEIHPFKTKDFSTDNPFVTEIIRTGKKIV, encoded by the coding sequence ATGTATTCGCAAGAAAATATAAATCAGATAATAAAAAAGTTGATAGAATTCATTTCTGAAGAATTGGAAATCAAAGGTGTTTACCTCTTTGGTTCATATGCCAACGGGAATCCTGAAGATTATAGCGATATTGATTTAGCAATTATATCTGATGATTTTGATGGCGATCGTTTTTCTGATAGAAAAAGACTTAACAAGTTCATTATTAAAACATCTCTCGATATTGAAATACATCCATTCAAGACCAAAGACTTTTCAACTGATAATCCTTTTGTTACGGAAATCATTAGAACAGGGAAGAAAATTGTTTAA
- a CDS encoding choice-of-anchor H family protein: MYKKLIFLLPAFLIAISFACNTVEEINYTYSITRVWWSDSIDTNLDRYVQSKRLNFNLHLKEGVVRTVNARIYYKPREASSFTFYAFSGEQSIKGSDVDNILFVPIGNTNKELPRGIYDFKIEVYETSGTRLETGSGSSDSTILTNQPFEESANDKNYSIHTWWSNEYDRNGNSYWQNAQLNINVDLDAELQKSVFAKLYYKLASDTVYQLYNEFNDFTIFGQDIKDTVSCLIGSANKELKFGEYDFRIELFESGSNILVAYADEAMPELNNVKFEQSDLDSYLYIISNVWWTDLLDLDNDGFTQNRKLNFKVDVDKDEQRTIYAMIYYRHPDSTDYTRYDSTSNFNIFGSSGSNNYMVEIGGLKTQLDSAKYDFLISIYEPRPDSLKIVETSISAYSDSTLAIQKFEKTEQDIKGQK, from the coding sequence TTGTATAAAAAATTAATTTTCTTACTACCAGCATTTTTGATTGCTATTTCCTTTGCTTGTAATACTGTTGAAGAGATAAATTATACTTATTCAATCACAAGAGTTTGGTGGTCCGATTCTATTGATACAAATCTTGATAGATACGTTCAATCAAAGCGATTGAATTTTAATTTACACCTTAAGGAAGGTGTTGTGCGAACTGTAAATGCTCGGATTTATTACAAACCGCGCGAAGCTTCCAGTTTTACATTCTATGCATTTTCAGGTGAACAAAGTATTAAGGGGAGTGATGTAGATAATATATTATTTGTGCCAATTGGAAATACCAATAAAGAATTACCAAGAGGAATTTATGACTTTAAAATTGAAGTTTACGAAACGAGCGGTACCCGTTTAGAAACAGGATCCGGATCTAGTGATAGCACTATTTTAACAAATCAACCATTTGAAGAATCAGCCAATGATAAAAACTACTCTATTCATACTTGGTGGTCTAACGAATATGACAGGAATGGAAACAGTTACTGGCAAAATGCACAGCTTAATATTAATGTTGATCTTGATGCCGAATTGCAAAAAAGTGTATTTGCTAAATTATATTATAAGTTAGCTTCTGATACTGTCTATCAACTTTACAATGAATTTAACGATTTTACAATATTTGGGCAGGATATTAAAGATACAGTTTCATGTTTAATTGGGTCTGCAAATAAGGAATTGAAATTTGGAGAGTATGATTTTAGAATCGAGCTTTTTGAGTCTGGTAGTAACATTCTTGTTGCCTATGCAGATGAAGCTATGCCTGAACTTAACAATGTTAAATTTGAACAAAGTGATCTTGATTCCTACTTATATATTATTTCTAATGTTTGGTGGACTGACTTGCTTGATTTGGACAATGATGGGTTTACTCAGAATAGGAAATTGAATTTTAAGGTTGATGTTGATAAGGATGAACAGCGAACAATTTATGCTATGATATATTACCGGCATCCCGATTCTACGGATTATACCCGCTATGATTCTACTTCTAATTTTAATATTTTTGGCAGTAGCGGTAGTAATAATTATATGGTGGAAATAGGTGGATTAAAAACCCAGCTAGACAGTGCCAAATATGATTTTCTGATTTCGATTTATGAACCTCGCCCAGATAGTTTAAAAATTGTTGAAACTTCTATCAGTGCGTATTCTGATAGTACATTGGCTATTCAGAAATTCGAAAAAACTGAACAAGATATAAAAGGGCAGAAATAA
- a CDS encoding transglutaminase domain-containing protein: MKKYLLIIVYLLSGCLSAQTKFESINKEIFAGNFTNATKMIDSVIANTASLNSLEKYDLEFEKDKMNRVRLDFNKTKDDVIPYIKKYYPEVNETMLEKWEKDKSLECKIIDGQKKYFARAASNLFLINKEAKLQKEKVNGKTVDKLDEFLLKHIPEIIDQSTKLNKQIVVPIKMRIKYSLTVLPNTVPDGEIIRCWLPFPREGSKRQTEIKLISINEDNYIVADNKNLQRTVYLEKKVEKDQPTTFLMELEYTCSSEWLNIDPLKLKSYDINSELYNNFTEERPPHIVFTDEIKNLSKKIVGDESNPFLKARKIFEWINDTKPWASAREYSTIENISDYCLANCHGDCGIKTLLFMTLARYNGIPTHWQSGWMMHPPEVNLHDWCEAYFEGYGWIPVDQSFGLQNSDDPKVKYFYLGGMDSYRLIVNDEYSQPLFPAKIYPRSETVDFQRGEVEWRGGNLYFDKWDYHMEVEYLENL, from the coding sequence ATGAAAAAATATCTGTTAATCATTGTTTATTTATTGTCAGGATGTTTGTCAGCTCAAACCAAATTTGAAAGTATTAATAAAGAAATATTTGCGGGCAATTTTACAAACGCAACTAAAATGATTGATTCAGTTATTGCAAACACTGCTTCGCTTAATTCCCTTGAAAAGTATGATTTAGAATTTGAGAAGGATAAGATGAACAGAGTCCGTTTGGATTTTAATAAAACTAAAGATGATGTTATTCCATACATTAAAAAATACTATCCAGAAGTAAATGAAACTATGCTGGAGAAATGGGAAAAAGATAAATCACTTGAATGCAAAATAATTGATGGACAGAAAAAATATTTTGCTCGGGCGGCTTCAAATCTTTTTTTAATCAATAAGGAAGCTAAGCTGCAGAAAGAAAAAGTAAATGGTAAAACGGTTGACAAATTGGATGAATTTTTACTAAAACATATTCCGGAAATTATTGATCAGTCAACCAAACTTAATAAACAAATTGTTGTACCTATTAAAATGCGAATCAAATATTCTCTTACCGTTCTTCCAAACACTGTTCCCGATGGTGAAATTATCAGATGTTGGTTACCTTTTCCGCGTGAAGGGAGTAAAAGACAAACAGAAATAAAATTGATTTCCATTAATGAAGATAATTATATAGTTGCCGATAATAAAAATCTTCAAAGAACTGTTTATTTAGAGAAGAAAGTAGAAAAAGATCAACCAACAACTTTTCTAATGGAATTGGAATATACCTGCTCCTCTGAATGGTTAAATATTGATCCTCTAAAATTAAAATCTTACGATATCAATTCTGAACTCTATAATAATTTTACAGAAGAACGTCCACCACATATTGTTTTTACAGATGAAATAAAGAACCTATCAAAAAAAATAGTTGGAGACGAATCTAATCCATTTCTTAAAGCAAGAAAAATTTTCGAATGGATTAACGACACCAAACCATGGGCAAGTGCAAGAGAATATTCTACTATCGAGAACATTTCTGATTATTGTTTAGCAAATTGTCATGGCGATTGCGGAATTAAAACTTTGTTATTCATGACGTTAGCTCGTTACAATGGAATTCCAACACATTGGCAGAGCGGTTGGATGATGCATCCACCAGAAGTAAACCTGCACGATTGGTGCGAAGCTTACTTTGAAGGTTATGGTTGGATTCCAGTTGATCAATCTTTTGGATTGCAGAATTCTGATGATCCAAAAGTAAAATATTTTTATTTGGGTGGAATGGATTCGTATCGCTTAATTGTTAATGATGAATATTCTCAACCATTATTCCCGGCTAAAATTTATCCTCGCAGCGAAACTGTAGATTTCCAGCGCGGAGAAGTTGAATGGCGTGGTGGCAATCTTTACTTTGATAAATGGGATTATCATATGGAAGTGGAGTATTTAGAAAATTTGTAA
- a CDS encoding HAD hydrolase family protein — translation MIDNIISLKEKIKKIKLIITDIDGVWTDGGLYYTTDGLVMKRFQVKDGMAVNLLKEKGIEIAIVSGDASEIGIVRGQKLKIDLLYKNVLDKKKVLDEICQLRNLKYENIAYIGDDVNDLEALKVVSISAAPSDAVKEVLSEVDYVSSRKGGEGAFRDFADLIISNLDK, via the coding sequence TTGATCGATAATATCATATCCTTAAAAGAAAAAATTAAAAAGATAAAACTGATAATTACAGATATAGACGGCGTGTGGACCGATGGCGGTTTATACTACACAACAGACGGCTTAGTAATGAAAAGATTCCAGGTGAAAGATGGAATGGCAGTAAACCTTCTTAAAGAAAAAGGAATTGAAATTGCTATTGTAAGTGGAGATGCTTCTGAGATTGGTATAGTGAGAGGACAAAAATTAAAGATAGATCTGCTTTATAAAAATGTATTGGATAAGAAAAAGGTTTTAGACGAAATTTGTCAATTAAGAAATTTGAAATACGAGAATATTGCATATATCGGTGATGATGTAAATGATCTGGAGGCGCTAAAAGTTGTTTCAATATCAGCGGCACCTTCTGATGCAGTTAAAGAAGTGCTGTCAGAAGTTGATTATGTTTCTTCCAGGAAAGGTGGTGAAGGCGCATTTAGGGACTTTGCTGATTTAATTATCTCCAATCTTGATAAATAA
- a CDS encoding HEPN domain-containing protein, with the protein MEKQEIIKYWIETSENDLKSSSTIFESGKYDWTLFIAHLALEKLLKAYWVKNNNTLIPPKTHNLAKIAVDAKLNLTDEEKIFLLEVNEFNIETRYPDYKFEFYKKCTREFTENYLQKIKEFYKCIRKKI; encoded by the coding sequence ATGGAAAAGCAGGAAATCATTAAATATTGGATAGAAACCTCTGAGAACGATTTAAAATCTTCATCCACTATTTTTGAATCTGGTAAATATGACTGGACTCTATTTATTGCTCATCTTGCATTAGAAAAATTATTGAAAGCTTACTGGGTAAAAAATAACAATACACTAATTCCACCCAAAACACATAATCTGGCAAAAATTGCAGTTGATGCTAAGCTCAATTTAACAGACGAGGAGAAAATCTTTTTACTGGAAGTTAACGAATTTAATATTGAAACTCGTTATCCCGATTATAAGTTTGAATTTTATAAAAAATGCACGAGAGAATTTACGGAGAACTATTTGCAAAAAATTAAAGAGTTTTACAAATGTATTCGCAAGAAAATATAA
- a CDS encoding GIY-YIG nuclease family protein, protein MSFTVYILHSSSVDKYYIGQTNNLERRINDHNSGYSNFTKTGKPWTVVYSKEFTTRSEAMKFERKLKSSKSKLFIEKIIKSG, encoded by the coding sequence ATGAGTTTTACGGTTTACATACTTCACAGCTCATCAGTTGATAAATATTATATTGGACAAACAAATAACCTGGAGAGAAGAATCAATGATCATAATTCAGGTTATTCCAATTTCACTAAAACTGGAAAACCCTGGACAGTAGTTTATTCTAAAGAATTCACCACAAGGTCAGAAGCTATGAAGTTTGAAAGGAAACTTAAGAGTTCAAAAAGTAAATTGTTCATTGAAAAAATAATTAAATCCGGTTAG